In the genome of Desulfuromonas sp. DDH964, one region contains:
- a CDS encoding response regulator, producing MGLRILIFEREPSLRELLNVVLTGAGYQVQTFADPSACPLFHRRDDEEACCASKVPCADALLSDLDLPHISALDFLKLQRLRGCKALDANKAIMGASLTVELQREIAEFGGAYIKKPFHLAEILAWAEGCAQRLAAQES from the coding sequence ATGGGGTTGCGAATCCTGATTTTTGAACGGGAACCAAGCTTGCGGGAACTGTTGAATGTCGTCCTCACCGGGGCGGGGTATCAGGTTCAGACTTTCGCTGATCCTTCCGCCTGTCCCCTCTTTCATCGGCGGGATGACGAGGAAGCCTGCTGCGCCAGCAAAGTCCCCTGCGCTGATGCTTTGCTGAGCGATCTCGACCTGCCGCATATCAGCGCCCTCGATTTCCTGAAACTGCAACGCCTGCGCGGGTGCAAGGCCCTTGACGCCAACAAGGCGATAATGGGTGCCAGTCTGACCGTGGAACTGCAGCGGGAAATAGCTGAGTTTGGCGGAGCGTATATCAAGAAGCCGTTTCATCTGGCGGAGATCCTGGCCTGGGCCGAAGGATGTGCCCAGCGGTTGGCCGCGCAAGAGAGCTAA